A DNA window from Danio aesculapii chromosome 1, fDanAes4.1, whole genome shotgun sequence contains the following coding sequences:
- the ctnnd1 gene encoding catenin delta-1 isoform X2: MEQCENAASLLASVREQEMQFERLTRALEEERRSVGPSGTLPRPLPTLQNGRITGDAELERLKLSEGYINGTQYRMLDPGHIVESVTVEEDPHEALPIISVETGDDGTTRRTETTVKKVTKTTTTRTVIPSVSDTLSLDGTGSVTGMPSYNSPMDRVYRPPPGPMDYPTSTVPRNYHYGPPGGYDDYRSVPPSEAYTSLSRGTRMDDRYRPVDGYRTLDSAYRTHSRPQLDPYSAQPQVGRMGSAVEISGLQRFVPEPYGLEDDQRSLGYDEPDYGMGPAMHYSTMPRLAHAHHGPPPRRTGSYEGTLDGDMSGAGDMYYWGGGAPLAQGERGSMASLDSTLRKGPAPTAWRQPELPEVIAMLNYRLDPVKSNAAAYLQHLTFKNDKVKSEVRRLKGIPALVSMLDNPKKEVHYAACGALKNISYGRDPDNKIAIKNCDGIPALVRLLRKTRDQDLTDTITGTLWNLSSHDSVKMEIVDHALHALSDEVMVPHSGWERGNQGGEESCKPRHLEWETALTNTTGCLRNVSSERSEARRKLRECSGLVDSLMYIVQSQINCKDVDNKLIENSVCLLRNLSYQVHREIPGCERYLESTPVNQGPLPSQKGGCFSSRKGKGKREDDGTSDTIDIPKRTTPAKGYELLFQPEVVRVYTSLLKESKNPSVLEAAAGAVQNLCAGRWSYGRYIRATMRQEHGLPMMTELLSHGNDRVVRAMSGALRNLAIDARNRELLGKHTVPNLVANLPGGGQSQPVRALSEETVVSVLSTMAEVVGSSVDAAKTLRSSQGIERLVLINKDSNRSDREVRGAGLVLQIVWSFKELRRTLEKDGWKKTDFMVNLNPPNNTRSNGGYEESTLPLIDRGGKQDRDKDMIPLNDIGPDAYSTIDQRGRRNTLDDTLDRSDRDAPQGGMYGERRGSLPLLDSYDG, translated from the exons ATGGAGCAGTGTGAGAATGCCGCATCTCTCCTGGCCTCCGTGCGAGAGCAAGAGATGCAGTTTGAGCGTCTGACTCGAGCTCTGGAGGAGGAGAGGAGGAGCGTGGGGCCGTCCGGTACCCTACCCCGCCCCCTCCCCACCCTGCAG AACGGCCGGATTACTGGTGATGCGGAGTTAGAACGGCTCAAATTGAGTGAGGGATACATAAACGGGACCCAG TACAGGATGTTGGACCCTGGTCATATTGTTGAGTCTGTCACAGTTGAGGAGGACCCTCATGAGGCGCTGCCTATTATTTCAGTCGAAACTGGTGACGATGGCACCACACGTCGCACCGAGACCACA gtaAAGAAGGTCACAAAGACAACCACCACACGAACAGTCATTCCCTCAGTCTCTGACACACTTTCCCTGGATGGCACCGGTTCAGTCACTGGGATGCCCAGTTATAATAGCCCAATGGACCGTGTGTACAGGCCTCCGCCTGGACCAATGGATTACCCCACCTCTACTGTCCCACGTAACTACCACTATGGACCACCAGGCGGGTATGATGATTACCGAAGCGTCCCTCCATCTGAAGCCTACACCAGCCTCAGCCGAGGGACCCGCATGGATGACCGCTACAG accTGTGGATGGCTACCGCACGCTGGACTCTGCCTACCGCACACACAGCCGCCCACAGTTGGACCCGTATTCAGCCCAGCCGCAGGTAGGGCGTATGGGCAGTGCAGTGGAGATCTCTGGCCTGCAGCGCTTTGTCCCGGAGCCCTACGGCCTGGAGGATGATCAGAGGAGCCTGGGATACGACGAGCCTGATTATGGCATGGGGCCAGCCATGCATTACAGCACAATGCCCCGGTTGGCACATGCACACCATGGCCCACCTCCACGCCGGACAGG CTCATATGAGGGCACGCTGGATGGTGACATGAGTGGTGCGGGTGACATGTATTATTGGGGTGGAGGAGCTCCGCTGGCACAGGGAGAGAGAGGCAGCATGGCATCGTTGGACAGCACCCTTCGTAAAGGCCCTGCACCCACAGCATGGAGGCAACCCGAGCTGCCTGAAGTCATTGCTATGCTTAACTACCGCCTGGACCCTGTTAAAAGCAACGCCGCAGCTTATTTGCAACATCTCACTTTCAAGAATGATAAG GTGAAGTCAGAAGTTAGACGACTGAAGGGTATCCCTGCCTTGGTGTCCATGTTGGATAACCCAAAGAAGGAGGTGCATTATGCTGCATGCGGAGCCCTCAAGAACATCTCGTATGGCCGGGATCCAGATAACAAGATAGCCATCAAGAACTGTGACGGCATTCCTGCGCTGGTGCGGCTACTGAGGAAGACCAGAGATCAGGACCTTACAGACACTATAACTG GCACGCTGTGGAACCTGTCATCTCATGACTCGGTAAAGATGGAGATCGTGGACCATGCACTGCACGCCCTGTCTGATGAGGTGATGGTCCCACACTCGGGCTGGGAGAGGGGGAACCAAGGCGGAGAGGAGAGCTGCAAACCCAGACACCTGGAGTGGGAGACAGCGCTCACCAACACCACCGGCTGCTTAAG GAATGTGAGCTCGGAGAGGAGCGAGGCCAGGAGGAAGCTGAGGGAGTGCTCCGGACTGGTGGACTCTCTCATGTACATCGTCCAGTCGCAGATCAACTGCAAAGATGTGGACAACAAG CTGATCGAGAACAGCGTGTGTCTGCTGAGGAATCTGTCCTATCAGGTGCATCGGGAGATCCCCGGCTGCGAGCGATATCTGGAGTCCACTCCTGTCAATCAAGGCCCCCTCCCTTCCCAAAAGGGCGGCTGCTTCAGCTCCCGAAAGGGCAAAG GAAAACGAGAGGATGATGGGACTTCAGATACGATTGACATTCCAAAGAGAACCACACCAGCCAAAG GATATGAATTGCTGTTCCAGCCAGAGGTAGTGCGCGTGTACACGTCTCTCCTGAAAGAGAGTAAGAACCCATCGGTTCTAGAAGCCGCCGCAGGGGCCGTGCAGAATCTGTGTGCAGGCCGCTGGTCT TATGGGCGCTACATCAGAGCAACGATGAGACAGGAGCACGGCCTGCCAATGATGACTGAGCTGCTGTCTCACGGGAACGACCGTGTTGTCCGAGCCATGTCTGGAGCGCTGAGGAACCTGGCCATCGATGCTCGCAACCGTGAGCTACTAG GGAAGCATACGGTGCCTAACTTGGTAGCGAATCTGCCAGGCGGAGGTCAGAGTCAACCTGTGCGTGCACTCTCAGAGGAGACGGTGGTGTCTGTTCTCAGCACCATGGCGGAGGTGGTCGGGTCCAGTGTGGACGCTGCCAAAACCCTGCGCAGCTCCCAGGGCATCGAAAGGCTGGTGCTCATCAACAAAGACAG CAACCGTTCGGATCGTGAGGTGCGGGGTGCAGGCCTGGTGCTGCAGATCGTGTGGAGCTTCAAGGAGCTCCGCCGCACACTGGAAAAGGACGGCTGGAAGAAAACCGACTTCATGGTGAACCTGAACCCGCCAAACAACACCCGCAGCAACGGGGGCTACGAGGAGAGCACCCTGCCGCTAATAGACAGGG GGGGCAAACAAGACAGAGACAAAGACATGATTCCTCTTAATGACATTGGACCag ACGCTTACTCTACAATAGACCAGCGAGGGCGGAGAAACACTTTAGATGACACTCTGGACCGCTCAGACAGAGACGCACCTCag ggaGGAATGTATGGGGAGAGGCGGGGCTCTTTGCCTCTGTTGGACTCTTATGATGGTTAG
- the ctnnd1 gene encoding catenin delta-1 isoform X1: MEQCENAASLLASVREQEMQFERLTRALEEERRSVGPSGTLPRPLPTLQNGRITGDAELERLKLSEGYINGTQYRMLDPGHIVESVTVEEDPHEALPIISVETGDDGTTRRTETTVKKVTKTTTTRTVIPSVSDTLSLDGTGSVTGMPSYNSPMDRVYRPPPGPMDYPTSTVPRNYHYGPPGGYDDYRSVPPSEAYTSLSRGTRMDDRYRPVDGYRTLDSAYRTHSRPQLDPYSAQPQVGRMGSAVEISGLQRFVPEPYGLEDDQRSLGYDEPDYGMGPAMHYSTMPRLAHAHHGPPPRRTGSYEGTLDGDMSGAGDMYYWGGGAPLAQGERGSMASLDSTLRKGPAPTAWRQPELPEVIAMLNYRLDPVKSNAAAYLQHLTFKNDKVKSEVRRLKGIPALVSMLDNPKKEVHYAACGALKNISYGRDPDNKIAIKNCDGIPALVRLLRKTRDQDLTDTITGTLWNLSSHDSVKMEIVDHALHALSDEVMVPHSGWERGNQGGEESCKPRHLEWETALTNTTGCLRNVSSERSEARRKLRECSGLVDSLMYIVQSQINCKDVDNKLIENSVCLLRNLSYQVHREIPGCERYLESTPVNQGPLPSQKGGCFSSRKGKDEWFSKGKREDDGTSDTIDIPKRTTPAKGYELLFQPEVVRVYTSLLKESKNPSVLEAAAGAVQNLCAGRWSYGRYIRATMRQEHGLPMMTELLSHGNDRVVRAMSGALRNLAIDARNRELLGKHTVPNLVANLPGGGQSQPVRALSEETVVSVLSTMAEVVGSSVDAAKTLRSSQGIERLVLINKDSNRSDREVRGAGLVLQIVWSFKELRRTLEKDGWKKTDFMVNLNPPNNTRSNGGYEESTLPLIDRGGKQDRDKDMIPLNDIGPDAYSTIDQRGRRNTLDDTLDRSDRDAPQGGMYGERRGSLPLLDSYDG, from the exons ATGGAGCAGTGTGAGAATGCCGCATCTCTCCTGGCCTCCGTGCGAGAGCAAGAGATGCAGTTTGAGCGTCTGACTCGAGCTCTGGAGGAGGAGAGGAGGAGCGTGGGGCCGTCCGGTACCCTACCCCGCCCCCTCCCCACCCTGCAG AACGGCCGGATTACTGGTGATGCGGAGTTAGAACGGCTCAAATTGAGTGAGGGATACATAAACGGGACCCAG TACAGGATGTTGGACCCTGGTCATATTGTTGAGTCTGTCACAGTTGAGGAGGACCCTCATGAGGCGCTGCCTATTATTTCAGTCGAAACTGGTGACGATGGCACCACACGTCGCACCGAGACCACA gtaAAGAAGGTCACAAAGACAACCACCACACGAACAGTCATTCCCTCAGTCTCTGACACACTTTCCCTGGATGGCACCGGTTCAGTCACTGGGATGCCCAGTTATAATAGCCCAATGGACCGTGTGTACAGGCCTCCGCCTGGACCAATGGATTACCCCACCTCTACTGTCCCACGTAACTACCACTATGGACCACCAGGCGGGTATGATGATTACCGAAGCGTCCCTCCATCTGAAGCCTACACCAGCCTCAGCCGAGGGACCCGCATGGATGACCGCTACAG accTGTGGATGGCTACCGCACGCTGGACTCTGCCTACCGCACACACAGCCGCCCACAGTTGGACCCGTATTCAGCCCAGCCGCAGGTAGGGCGTATGGGCAGTGCAGTGGAGATCTCTGGCCTGCAGCGCTTTGTCCCGGAGCCCTACGGCCTGGAGGATGATCAGAGGAGCCTGGGATACGACGAGCCTGATTATGGCATGGGGCCAGCCATGCATTACAGCACAATGCCCCGGTTGGCACATGCACACCATGGCCCACCTCCACGCCGGACAGG CTCATATGAGGGCACGCTGGATGGTGACATGAGTGGTGCGGGTGACATGTATTATTGGGGTGGAGGAGCTCCGCTGGCACAGGGAGAGAGAGGCAGCATGGCATCGTTGGACAGCACCCTTCGTAAAGGCCCTGCACCCACAGCATGGAGGCAACCCGAGCTGCCTGAAGTCATTGCTATGCTTAACTACCGCCTGGACCCTGTTAAAAGCAACGCCGCAGCTTATTTGCAACATCTCACTTTCAAGAATGATAAG GTGAAGTCAGAAGTTAGACGACTGAAGGGTATCCCTGCCTTGGTGTCCATGTTGGATAACCCAAAGAAGGAGGTGCATTATGCTGCATGCGGAGCCCTCAAGAACATCTCGTATGGCCGGGATCCAGATAACAAGATAGCCATCAAGAACTGTGACGGCATTCCTGCGCTGGTGCGGCTACTGAGGAAGACCAGAGATCAGGACCTTACAGACACTATAACTG GCACGCTGTGGAACCTGTCATCTCATGACTCGGTAAAGATGGAGATCGTGGACCATGCACTGCACGCCCTGTCTGATGAGGTGATGGTCCCACACTCGGGCTGGGAGAGGGGGAACCAAGGCGGAGAGGAGAGCTGCAAACCCAGACACCTGGAGTGGGAGACAGCGCTCACCAACACCACCGGCTGCTTAAG GAATGTGAGCTCGGAGAGGAGCGAGGCCAGGAGGAAGCTGAGGGAGTGCTCCGGACTGGTGGACTCTCTCATGTACATCGTCCAGTCGCAGATCAACTGCAAAGATGTGGACAACAAG CTGATCGAGAACAGCGTGTGTCTGCTGAGGAATCTGTCCTATCAGGTGCATCGGGAGATCCCCGGCTGCGAGCGATATCTGGAGTCCACTCCTGTCAATCAAGGCCCCCTCCCTTCCCAAAAGGGCGGCTGCTTCAGCTCCCGAAAGGGCAAAG ACGAGTGGTTTTCCAAAG GAAAACGAGAGGATGATGGGACTTCAGATACGATTGACATTCCAAAGAGAACCACACCAGCCAAAG GATATGAATTGCTGTTCCAGCCAGAGGTAGTGCGCGTGTACACGTCTCTCCTGAAAGAGAGTAAGAACCCATCGGTTCTAGAAGCCGCCGCAGGGGCCGTGCAGAATCTGTGTGCAGGCCGCTGGTCT TATGGGCGCTACATCAGAGCAACGATGAGACAGGAGCACGGCCTGCCAATGATGACTGAGCTGCTGTCTCACGGGAACGACCGTGTTGTCCGAGCCATGTCTGGAGCGCTGAGGAACCTGGCCATCGATGCTCGCAACCGTGAGCTACTAG GGAAGCATACGGTGCCTAACTTGGTAGCGAATCTGCCAGGCGGAGGTCAGAGTCAACCTGTGCGTGCACTCTCAGAGGAGACGGTGGTGTCTGTTCTCAGCACCATGGCGGAGGTGGTCGGGTCCAGTGTGGACGCTGCCAAAACCCTGCGCAGCTCCCAGGGCATCGAAAGGCTGGTGCTCATCAACAAAGACAG CAACCGTTCGGATCGTGAGGTGCGGGGTGCAGGCCTGGTGCTGCAGATCGTGTGGAGCTTCAAGGAGCTCCGCCGCACACTGGAAAAGGACGGCTGGAAGAAAACCGACTTCATGGTGAACCTGAACCCGCCAAACAACACCCGCAGCAACGGGGGCTACGAGGAGAGCACCCTGCCGCTAATAGACAGGG GGGGCAAACAAGACAGAGACAAAGACATGATTCCTCTTAATGACATTGGACCag ACGCTTACTCTACAATAGACCAGCGAGGGCGGAGAAACACTTTAGATGACACTCTGGACCGCTCAGACAGAGACGCACCTCag ggaGGAATGTATGGGGAGAGGCGGGGCTCTTTGCCTCTGTTGGACTCTTATGATGGTTAG
- the ctnnd1 gene encoding catenin delta-1 isoform X3 — MEQCENAASLLASVREQEMQFERLTRALEEERRSVGPSGTLPRPLPTLQNGRITGDAELERLKLSEGYINGTQYRMLDPGHIVESVTVEEDPHEALPIISVETGDDGTTRRTETTVKKVTKTTTTRTVIPSVSDTLSLDGTGSVTGMPSYNSPMDRVYRPPPGPMDYPTSTVPRNYHYGPPGGYDDYRSVPPSEAYTSLSRGTRMDDRYRPVDGYRTLDSAYRTHSRPQLDPYSAQPQVGRMGSAVEISGLQRFVPEPYGLEDDQRSLGYDEPDYGMGPAMHYSTMPRLAHAHHGPPPRRTGSYEGTLDGDMSGAGDMYYWGGGAPLAQGERGSMASLDSTLRKGPAPTAWRQPELPEVIAMLNYRLDPVKSNAAAYLQHLTFKNDKVKSEVRRLKGIPALVSMLDNPKKEVHYAACGALKNISYGRDPDNKIAIKNCDGIPALVRLLRKTRDQDLTDTITGTLWNLSSHDSVKMEIVDHALHALSDEVMVPHSGWERGNQGGEESCKPRHLEWETALTNTTGCLRNVSSERSEARRKLRECSGLVDSLMYIVQSQINCKDVDNKLIENSVCLLRNLSYQVHREIPGCERYLESTPVNQGPLPSQKGGCFSSRKGKDEWFSKGKREDDGTSDTIDIPKRTTPAKGYELLFQPEVVRVYTSLLKESKNPSVLEAAAGAVQNLCAGRWSYGRYIRATMRQEHGLPMMTELLSHGNDRVVRAMSGALRNLAIDARNRELLGKHTVPNLVANLPGGGQSQPVRALSEETVVSVLSTMAEVVGSSVDAAKTLRSSQGIERLVLINKDSNRSDREVRGAGLVLQIVWSFKELRRTLEKDGWKKTDFMVNLNPPNNTRSNGGYEESTLPLIDRGGKQDRDKDMIPLNDIGPDAYSTIDQRGRRNTLDDTLDRSDRDAPQKI; from the exons ATGGAGCAGTGTGAGAATGCCGCATCTCTCCTGGCCTCCGTGCGAGAGCAAGAGATGCAGTTTGAGCGTCTGACTCGAGCTCTGGAGGAGGAGAGGAGGAGCGTGGGGCCGTCCGGTACCCTACCCCGCCCCCTCCCCACCCTGCAG AACGGCCGGATTACTGGTGATGCGGAGTTAGAACGGCTCAAATTGAGTGAGGGATACATAAACGGGACCCAG TACAGGATGTTGGACCCTGGTCATATTGTTGAGTCTGTCACAGTTGAGGAGGACCCTCATGAGGCGCTGCCTATTATTTCAGTCGAAACTGGTGACGATGGCACCACACGTCGCACCGAGACCACA gtaAAGAAGGTCACAAAGACAACCACCACACGAACAGTCATTCCCTCAGTCTCTGACACACTTTCCCTGGATGGCACCGGTTCAGTCACTGGGATGCCCAGTTATAATAGCCCAATGGACCGTGTGTACAGGCCTCCGCCTGGACCAATGGATTACCCCACCTCTACTGTCCCACGTAACTACCACTATGGACCACCAGGCGGGTATGATGATTACCGAAGCGTCCCTCCATCTGAAGCCTACACCAGCCTCAGCCGAGGGACCCGCATGGATGACCGCTACAG accTGTGGATGGCTACCGCACGCTGGACTCTGCCTACCGCACACACAGCCGCCCACAGTTGGACCCGTATTCAGCCCAGCCGCAGGTAGGGCGTATGGGCAGTGCAGTGGAGATCTCTGGCCTGCAGCGCTTTGTCCCGGAGCCCTACGGCCTGGAGGATGATCAGAGGAGCCTGGGATACGACGAGCCTGATTATGGCATGGGGCCAGCCATGCATTACAGCACAATGCCCCGGTTGGCACATGCACACCATGGCCCACCTCCACGCCGGACAGG CTCATATGAGGGCACGCTGGATGGTGACATGAGTGGTGCGGGTGACATGTATTATTGGGGTGGAGGAGCTCCGCTGGCACAGGGAGAGAGAGGCAGCATGGCATCGTTGGACAGCACCCTTCGTAAAGGCCCTGCACCCACAGCATGGAGGCAACCCGAGCTGCCTGAAGTCATTGCTATGCTTAACTACCGCCTGGACCCTGTTAAAAGCAACGCCGCAGCTTATTTGCAACATCTCACTTTCAAGAATGATAAG GTGAAGTCAGAAGTTAGACGACTGAAGGGTATCCCTGCCTTGGTGTCCATGTTGGATAACCCAAAGAAGGAGGTGCATTATGCTGCATGCGGAGCCCTCAAGAACATCTCGTATGGCCGGGATCCAGATAACAAGATAGCCATCAAGAACTGTGACGGCATTCCTGCGCTGGTGCGGCTACTGAGGAAGACCAGAGATCAGGACCTTACAGACACTATAACTG GCACGCTGTGGAACCTGTCATCTCATGACTCGGTAAAGATGGAGATCGTGGACCATGCACTGCACGCCCTGTCTGATGAGGTGATGGTCCCACACTCGGGCTGGGAGAGGGGGAACCAAGGCGGAGAGGAGAGCTGCAAACCCAGACACCTGGAGTGGGAGACAGCGCTCACCAACACCACCGGCTGCTTAAG GAATGTGAGCTCGGAGAGGAGCGAGGCCAGGAGGAAGCTGAGGGAGTGCTCCGGACTGGTGGACTCTCTCATGTACATCGTCCAGTCGCAGATCAACTGCAAAGATGTGGACAACAAG CTGATCGAGAACAGCGTGTGTCTGCTGAGGAATCTGTCCTATCAGGTGCATCGGGAGATCCCCGGCTGCGAGCGATATCTGGAGTCCACTCCTGTCAATCAAGGCCCCCTCCCTTCCCAAAAGGGCGGCTGCTTCAGCTCCCGAAAGGGCAAAG ACGAGTGGTTTTCCAAAG GAAAACGAGAGGATGATGGGACTTCAGATACGATTGACATTCCAAAGAGAACCACACCAGCCAAAG GATATGAATTGCTGTTCCAGCCAGAGGTAGTGCGCGTGTACACGTCTCTCCTGAAAGAGAGTAAGAACCCATCGGTTCTAGAAGCCGCCGCAGGGGCCGTGCAGAATCTGTGTGCAGGCCGCTGGTCT TATGGGCGCTACATCAGAGCAACGATGAGACAGGAGCACGGCCTGCCAATGATGACTGAGCTGCTGTCTCACGGGAACGACCGTGTTGTCCGAGCCATGTCTGGAGCGCTGAGGAACCTGGCCATCGATGCTCGCAACCGTGAGCTACTAG GGAAGCATACGGTGCCTAACTTGGTAGCGAATCTGCCAGGCGGAGGTCAGAGTCAACCTGTGCGTGCACTCTCAGAGGAGACGGTGGTGTCTGTTCTCAGCACCATGGCGGAGGTGGTCGGGTCCAGTGTGGACGCTGCCAAAACCCTGCGCAGCTCCCAGGGCATCGAAAGGCTGGTGCTCATCAACAAAGACAG CAACCGTTCGGATCGTGAGGTGCGGGGTGCAGGCCTGGTGCTGCAGATCGTGTGGAGCTTCAAGGAGCTCCGCCGCACACTGGAAAAGGACGGCTGGAAGAAAACCGACTTCATGGTGAACCTGAACCCGCCAAACAACACCCGCAGCAACGGGGGCTACGAGGAGAGCACCCTGCCGCTAATAGACAGGG GGGGCAAACAAGACAGAGACAAAGACATGATTCCTCTTAATGACATTGGACCag ACGCTTACTCTACAATAGACCAGCGAGGGCGGAGAAACACTTTAGATGACACTCTGGACCGCTCAGACAGAGACGCACCTCag AAAATCTGA